A window of Ananas comosus cultivar F153 linkage group 4, ASM154086v1, whole genome shotgun sequence contains these coding sequences:
- the LOC109708438 gene encoding uncharacterized protein LOC109708438 isoform X1, translating to MGSSPRLPIVVFFVFLCTLLSGAHSARQAFRRDPGHPQWHHGAFHDVQDSVRADVRRMLHTRAEVPFQVPLEVNIVLVGFNGDGGYRYSLDARKLEDFMKTSFPTHRPSCLETGEPIDIEHHIIYNAIPAGQPELISLEKALKDAMVPAGTARESEYGREFPLFEVDATVVEPIFQKLYSFIFDMESGYSATEMDRPVPSAIFVVNFDKVRMDPRNKETDLDSLMYGRIGGLTEEQLKRQEGDYIYRYRYNGGGASQVWLSSGRFVVIDLSAGPCTYGKIETEEGSVSYRTLPRLSNIIFPRGSGAASLSSTHDLFMGQLGALISTTIEHVIAPDVRFETVDLTTRLLIPIIVLQNHNRYNILQAGHNYSIDIQTIEREVKKMVHAGQEVMIVGGSHALHRHEKLAIAVAKAMRGHSLQETKKDGRFHVHTRTYLDGAILKEEMERSADVLAAGLLEVADPSLSSKFFLRQHWMDESDDSQDSIIKNRPIWESYMPKSDRDKKRSGKKKQGNLYRTYGTRVIPVFVLSLADVDSDLLMEDESLVWTSKDVVIILQHGNEKIPLSYVSETAKQYAFPSIAQRHIMAGLASAVGGLSAPYERASHIHERPIVNWLWAAGCHPFGPFSNSSQISQMLQDVALRSTIYARVDSALRKIRDTSEAVQSFAAEHLKTPLGEPVKGKRNKTKTELWIEKFYKKKTNLPEPFPHELVERLEQYLDKLEEQLVDLSSLLYDHRLEDAHQNSSDILQSTVFTQQYVERVLAAEKDKMKCCSIEYSHPAQSSQAFVYGGILLAGFLVYSLVIFFSSPVR from the exons ATGGGCTCGTCTCCTCGCTTACCAatcgtcgtcttcttcgtctTCCTTTGCACTCTCCTCTCGGGGGCTCACTCGGCGCGCCAAGCTTTTCGGCGAGACCCCGGGCACCCGCAGTGGCACCACGGCGCGTTCCACGACGTCCAGGATAGCGTCCGCGCCGATGTGCGCCGCATGCTCCACACGCGCGCCGAG GTTCCTTTTCAGGTTCCGCTTGAGGTTAATATTGTTCTTGTTGGTTTTAATGGTGATGGAGGATATAGATACTCGCTGGATGCACGGAAGCTTGAAGATTTTATGAAAACTAGTTTCCCAACCCATCGCCCCTCATGCCTTGAGACTGGGGAGCCTATTGATATCGAACATCATATTATATACAATGCAATACCT GCTGGGCAGCCTGAATTGATATCCCTTGAAAAGGCTCTGAAGGATGCAATGGTTCCAGCAGGGACTGCCAGAGAG AGTGAATATGGCAGGGAATTTCCTCTTTTCGAGGTAGATGCAACTGTAGTGGAACCAATATTCCAAAAGTTGTACTCATTTATATTTGACATGGAAAGTGGTTATTCTGCTACTGAAATGGACAGACCAGTGCCTTCTGCAATATTTGTTGTGAATTTTGACAAG GTCAGAATGGATCCTAGGAATAAGGAAACTGATCTTGACAGTTTGATGTATGGGAGAATTGGTGGGCTAACAGAGGAACAACTGAAGAGACAGGAAGGAGATTATATCTACCGTTATCGGTACAATGGTGGAGGAGCATCTCAGGTTTGGTTAAGTTCTGGAAG ATTTGTTGTAATTGATCTTTCAGCAGGTCCTTGTACTTATGGGAAAATAGAGACTGAAGAAGGAAGTGTTAGTTACAGAACACTGCCTCGGTTATCAAATATAATCTTCCCGAGAGGTTCAGGTGCTGCAAGTCTTAGTTCAACACATGATCTTTTTATGGGCCAACTCGGAGCTTTGATTTCGACTACTATTGAACACGTTATAGCCCCAGATGTGCG GTTTGAAACTGTTGATTTGACAACAAGGTTGCTTATACCTATTATTGTGCTGCAAAACCACAATAGATACAACATCCTTCAAGCTGGCCACAACTATAGCATTGACATCCAAACAATTGAGAGAGAG gTGAAGAAGATGGTCCACGCTGGGCAGGAGGTTATGATAGTTGGGGGTTCACATGCATTGCATCGGCATGAGAAGTTGGCCATTGCTGTTGCGAAAGCTATGCGAGGTCATTCTCTTCAAGAGACTAAAAAAGATGGGCGCTTTCATGTCCATACCAGAACATACCTGGATGGAGCCATCCTTAAAGAG GAGATGGAGCGTTCTGCTGATGTGCTTGCTGCTGGTTTACTAGAAGTTGCTGATCCATCTCTCTCAAGTAAATTTTTTCTTCGTCAG CACTGGATGGATGAATCAGATGATTCACAAGATTCTATTATCAAGAACAGACCTATATGGGAATCTTACATGCCTAAATCTGACAGAGATAAGAAACGTAGTGGAAAAAAGAAACAGGGGAACCTATATAGAACCTACGGAACCCGAGTTATTCCCGT CTTTGTGTTATCATTAGCTGATGTTGATTCTGATCTTCTTATGGAAGATGAGAGTCTTGTTTGGACAAGCAAAGATGTTGTGATCATCCTTCAGCATGGAAATGAAAAGATACCTCTGAG TTATGTGTCGGAAACAGCTAAACAATATGCCTTTCCATCAATAGCACAGCGTCACATTATGGCAGGATTAGCCTCAGCAGTGGGAGGGCTGAGTGCTCCTTACGAAAGAGCATCACATATTCATGAGAGGCCAATTGTGAATTGGCTTTGGGCTGCAGGATGTCATCCATTTGGGCCATTCTCAAATTCCTCCCAGATCAGTCAAATGCTTCAGGATGTTGCTCTG AGAAGCACGATTTATGCACGAGTGGATTCTGCTCTCAGGAAGATACGGGATACTTCAGAG GCTGTCCAGTCTTTTGCTGCAGAGCACCTAAAAACCCCTTTAGGCGAGCCTGTGAAAGGCAAGAGAAACAAGACGAAGACCGAGCTTTGGATAGAGAAATTTTACAAAAAGAAAACCAACTTACCGGAGCCTTTCCCACACGAGCTTGTCGAACGCCTGGAACAGTACTTAGAC AAACTCGAGGAGCAGCTCGTTGATCTATCATCGTTGTTGTATGATCACCGGCTAGAGGATGCCCATCAAAATAGCTCTGACATACTTCAAAGCACTGTATTTACCCAACA GTATGTGGAGCGTGTATTGGCCGCCGAGAAGGATAAGATGAAATGCTGCAGCATAGAATATAGTCATCCCGCACAATCCTCCCAGGCTTTTGTCTACGGGGGAATCCTTCTCGCCGGGTTCCTCGTATACTctcttgttattttcttttcttcaccCGTCCGCTGA
- the LOC109708438 gene encoding uncharacterized protein LOC109708438 isoform X2 codes for MGSSPRLPIVVFFVFLCTLLSGAHSARQAFRRDPGHPQWHHGAFHDVQDSVRADVRRMLHTRAEVPFQVPLEVNIVLVGFNGDGGYRYSLDARKLEDFMKTSFPTHRPSCLETGEPIDIEHHIIYNAIPAGQPELISLEKALKDAMVPAGTARESEYGREFPLFEVDATVVEPIFQKLYSFIFDMESGYSATEMDRPVPSAIFVVNFDKVRMDPRNKETDLDSLMYGRIGGLTEEQLKRQEGDYIYRYRYNGGGASQVWLSSGRFVVIDLSAGPCTYGKIETEEGSVSYRTLPRLSNIIFPRGSGAASLSSTHDLFMGQLGALISTTIEHVIAPDVRFETVDLTTRLLIPIIVLQNHNRYNILQAGHNYSIDIQTIEREVKKMVHAGQEVMIVGGSHALHRHEKLAIAVAKAMRGHSLQETKKDGRFHVHTRTYLDGAILKEEMERSADVLAAGLLEVADPSLSSKFFLRQHWMDESDDSQDSIIKNRPIWESYMPKSDRDKKRSGKKKQGNLYRTYGTRVIPVFVLSLADVDSDLLMEDESLVWTSKDVVIILQHGNEKIPLSYVSETAKQYAFPSIAQRHIMAGLASAVGGLSAPYERASHIHERPIVNWLWAAGCHPFGPFSNSSQISQMLQDVALRSTIYARVDSALRKIRDTSEAVQSFAAEHLKTPLGEPVKGKRNKTKTELWIEKFYKKKTNLPEPFPHELVERLEQYLDKLEEQLVDLSSLLYDHRLEDAHQNSSDILQSTVFTQQYVERVLAAEKDKMKCCSIEYSHPAQSSQAFVYGGILLAGFLVYSLVIFFSSPVR; via the exons ATGGGCTCGTCTCCTCGCTTACCAatcgtcgtcttcttcgtctTCCTTTGCACTCTCCTCTCGGGGGCTCACTCGGCGCGCCAAGCTTTTCGGCGAGACCCCGGGCACCCGCAGTGGCACCACGGCGCGTTCCACGACGTCCAGGATAGCGTCCGCGCCGATGTGCGCCGCATGCTCCACACGCGCGCCGAG GTTCCTTTTCAGGTTCCGCTTGAGGTTAATATTGTTCTTGTTGGTTTTAATGGTGATGGAGGATATAGATACTCGCTGGATGCACGGAAGCTTGAAGATTTTATGAAAACTAGTTTCCCAACCCATCGCCCCTCATGCCTTGAGACTGGGGAGCCTATTGATATCGAACATCATATTATATACAATGCAATACCT GCTGGGCAGCCTGAATTGATATCCCTTGAAAAGGCTCTGAAGGATGCAATGGTTCCAGCAGGGACTGCCAGAGAG AGTGAATATGGCAGGGAATTTCCTCTTTTCGAGGTAGATGCAACTGTAGTGGAACCAATATTCCAAAAGTTGTACTCATTTATATTTGACATGGAAAGTGGTTATTCTGCTACTGAAATGGACAGACCAGTGCCTTCTGCAATATTTGTTGTGAATTTTGACAAG GTCAGAATGGATCCTAGGAATAAGGAAACTGATCTTGACAGTTTGATGTATGGGAGAATTGGTGGGCTAACAGAGGAACAACTGAAGAGACAGGAAGGAGATTATATCTACCGTTATCGGTACAATGGTGGAGGAGCATCTCAGGTTTGGTTAAGTTCTGGAAG ATTTGTTGTAATTGATCTTTCAGCAGGTCCTTGTACTTATGGGAAAATAGAGACTGAAGAAGGAAGTGTTAGTTACAGAACACTGCCTCGGTTATCAAATATAATCTTCCCGAGAGGTTCAGGTGCTGCAAGTCTTAGTTCAACACATGATCTTTTTATGGGCCAACTCGGAGCTTTGATTTCGACTACTATTGAACACGTTATAGCCCCAGATGTGCG GTTTGAAACTGTTGATTTGACAACAAGGTTGCTTATACCTATTATTGTGCTGCAAAACCACAATAGATACAACATCCTTCAAGCTGGCCACAACTATAGCATTGACATCCAAACAATTGAGAGAGAG gTGAAGAAGATGGTCCACGCTGGGCAGGAGGTTATGATAGTTGGGGGTTCACATGCATTGCATCGGCATGAGAAGTTGGCCATTGCTGTTGCGAAAGCTATGCGAGGTCATTCTCTTCAAGAGACTAAAAAAGATGGGCGCTTTCATGTCCATACCAGAACATACCTGGATGGAGCCATCCTTAAAGAG GAGATGGAGCGTTCTGCTGATGTGCTTGCTGCTGGTTTACTAGAAGTTGCTGATCCATCTCTCTCAAGTAAATTTTTTCTTCGTCAG CACTGGATGGATGAATCAGATGATTCACAAGATTCTATTATCAAGAACAGACCTATATGGGAATCTTACATGCCTAAATCTGACAGAGATAAGAAACGTAGTGGAAAAAAGAAACAGGGGAACCTATATAGAACCTACGGAACCCGAGTTATTCCCGT CTTTGTGTTATCATTAGCTGATGTTGATTCTGATCTTCTTATGGAAGATGAGAGTCTTGTTTGGACAAGCAAAGATGTTGTGATCATCCTTCAGCATGGAAATGAAAAGATACCTCTGAG TTATGTGTCGGAAACAGCTAAACAATATGCCTTTCCATCAATAGCACAGCGTCACATTATGGCAGGATTAGCCTCAGCAGTGGGAGGGCTGAGTGCTCCTTACGAAAGAGCATCACATATTCATGAGAGGCCAATTGTGAATTGGCTTTGGGCTGCAGGATGTCATCCATTTGGGCCATTCTCAAATTCCTCCCAGATCAGTCAAATGCTTCAGGATGTTGCTCTG AGAAGCACGATTTATGCACGAGTGGATTCTGCTCTCAGGAAGATACGGGATACTTCAGAG GCTGTCCAGTCTTTTGCTGCAGAGCACCTAAAAACCCCTTTAGGCGAGCCTGTGAAAGGCAAGAGAAACAAGACGAAGACCGAGCTTTGGATAGAGAAATTTTACAAAAAGAAAACCAACTTACCGGAGCCTTTCCCACACGAGCTTGTCGAACGCCTGGAACAGTACTTAGAC AAACTCGAGGAGCAGCTCGTTGATCTATCATCGTTGTTGTATGATCACCGGCTAGAG GATGCCCATCAAAATAGCTCTGACATACTTCAAAGCACTGTATTTACCCAACA GTATGTGGAGCGTGTATTGGCCGCCGAGAAGGATAAGATGAAATGCTGCAGCATAGAATATAGTCATCCCGCACAATCCTCCCAGGCTTTTGTCTACGGGGGAATCCTTCTCGCCGGGTTCCTCGTATACTctcttgttattttcttttcttcaccCGTCCGCTGA
- the LOC109708440 gene encoding probable pectinesterase 29: protein MKFLLLFASIFIAASSRTLNGSGNVVKSIFVNRTGKGDFRRIQEAINSIPDNNDQWIRIHVAAGVYKEKVLITQYKGFILLEGEGAHKTLIKWGDYNNDKSNHTTVSSATFSSYATNFVARDISFKNTYNGGSTMSQAVAALIAGDSSSFYRCSFIGIQDTLCDAWGRHYYEDCYIEGALDFIFGQAQSMYQRCTITTVNAPISPAYVTAQGRSSDVDQSGFVFKSCTVNGTVETYLGRAWRNYARVIFYDTNMSNIVAPLGWDAWNYKGKEKYITFVESGCSGPGSNTTGRVKWKKTLSSSELNKLIDMSYINGGGWLQLQPNTDSQHKA, encoded by the exons ATGAAGTTTCTACTCCTATTTGCTTCAATTTTTATTGCGGCCTCTTCTCGCACTCTCAACGGTTCAGGAAATGTCGTGAAGAGCATATTCGTTAATCGCACTGGAAAGGGTGATTTTAGAAGGATCCAAGAAGCTATTAACTCGATCCCTGATAATAATGATCAGTGGATTCGGATTCACGTGGCAGCTGGAGTTTACAA AGAAAAAGTGCTAATAACGCAGTATAAAGGATTTATCTTATTGGAGGGGGAGGGGGCACACAAAACTTTGATAAAGTGGGGAGATTACAACAATGACAAGTCAAATCATACGACCGTTAGTAGTGCCACATTCTCCTCGTACGCTACCAATTTTGTGGCCAGAGATATCTCTTTTAAg AATACGTACAATGGCGGTTCGACCATGTCGCAAGCAGTGGCGGCTCTGATAGCAGGAGATAGTTCTTCATTCTATAGGTGCAGTTTCATCGGTATCCAAGATACGTTGTGCGATGCGTGGGGGCGACATTACTACGAGGATTGCTACATCGAAGGCGCATTAGACTTCATCTTTGGGCAGGCGCAATCGATGTATCAG AGATGCACGATTACGACAGTGAATGCCCCAATAAGCCCAGCATACGTGACGGCTCAAGGGCGGTCGAGCGACGTGGACCAGAGCGGGTTTGTGTTCAAGTCATGCACGGTGAATGGAACTGTAGAGACTTATCTGGGTAGGGCATGGAGAAACTATGCAAGGGTCATCTTCTATGACACCAACATGTCCAATATTGTTGCTCCTCTAGGGTGGGATGCTTGGAACTACAAGGGTAAAGA GAAGTACATAACATTTGTCGAATCGGGTTGCTCCGGACCAGGATCAAACACTACAGGAAGGGTCAAGTGGAAGAAGACTCTGAGTTCCTCTGAGCTGAATAAGCTCATCGACATGTCGTACATCAACGGCGGCGGATGGCTCCAATTGCAACCGAACACAGACTCGCAGCACAAAGCTTGA